Proteins from a single region of Hydra vulgaris chromosome 12, alternate assembly HydraT2T_AEP:
- the LOC136088346 gene encoding uncharacterized protein LOC136088346, giving the protein MSRKAITYEDRVKVVHFHQEGKSAREIGRIVKRSHSLVLTIIKRFKETKSYVDRHRSGRPRLTTPNDDRLLIRLAKKNRTMPSHELRREWKLSNGRQASASLVRRKLLANNMLWKKAVLKPRLTKRHIKKRKEFCQSVKEWSKQKWRTVMFSDEMNIRKI; this is encoded by the coding sequence ATGAGCAGAAAAGCTATTACCTATGAAGATCGTGTAAAAGTGGTGCATTTTCATCAGGAAGGTAAATCCGCTCGCGAAATTGGAAGAATAGTAAAGCGATCACATAGTTTGGTGCTAACAATCATCAAAAGATTCAAAGAGACGAAATCTTACGTTGATCGCCATCGTTCTGGAAGACCGCGTTTGACGACACCCAATGATGATCGCCTTTTAATCAGGTTGGCAAAGAAAAATCGAACCATGCCGTCGCATGAATTAAGAAGGGAATGGAAGCTTTCAAATGGACGTCAAGCCTCGGCATCACTTGTGCGTAGAAAACTATTAGCTAACAATATGTTATGGAAAAAAGCTGTTCTAAAACCGCGACTTACCAAACGACATATAAAAAAGCGAAAAGAATTTTGCCAAAGCGTCAAAGAATGGTCTAAACAAAAATGGAGGACAGTAATGTTCAGTGATGAGATGAATATCAGAAAAATATAA